ACGGCAACACGATCGGCGCGGCTCCCAGCAAGGCGGCCCGGACGGTGACCGTGTACGGCCGCGTGGCGGCGGGGCAGGACGTGTCGGCCGCCTCGTACACCGACACCGTGGTCGCCACGATCAACTTCTAGTCCGCAGCGGAGCGCGGGCTTTGATGTCTCGCGAGAGCGCCGGCGGCCGGAAGGGGCGCCGGCGCTCCCGTCGTCCCGGCCGCCGCACAATGCCGGGATTTCACAATCAGCCTGATATGTTGGGGGCCGCCGTGAGCGTACGCGTGGCGGTGATGCTCGGTGGGCTGGTCCTGCGACTCGCGGCCCCGGCCTTCGCTCAGACGGACACCGACACCTTCAACGTCACCGCCAACGTGTCCAAGAACTGCAGCATCACCACGACCCCGGTGGCCTTCGGTGTCTACGACCCGGTGGTGGGCAACGCGACGGCACCCCTGGACGGGACCGGCTCCGTCGTCGTCACCTGCACCAAGGGCGCCGGAACCCGCATCGATCTCAACAACGGCGGCAATTTCGCCAGCGGCAGCCGCCGCATGGCCGCCGGCGCGGGGAACTTCCTCACGTACCAGCTCTACAAGGACACCGCTCGCACCACGGTCTGGGGCTCGGGCGGGAGCGCGGGACAGGCCATCGCGGGGGCACCCAGCAAGGCGCCGCGCACGTTCACGGTGTTCGGGCGCGTGCCGGCCGGCCAGGACGTGTCCGCCGGCTCGTACGCCGACACGGTCGTGGCGACCATCAACTTCTGAGGCCCGGGTGCTCGTGCGACGCGGACAGTCGGCGACTCGAGGCAGGACGCTGGTCACCATCGCGCTGATGGTCCTGGCCGCGACCGCCGCATCCCCGGTCGCCGCGGCGGACTTCACGGTCAACCCGATCCAGATCTTCCTCTCCGCCCAGAATCCGAGCGCGATCCTCACCGTGCAGAACACCAGCACGGAGACCCTGCGCTTTCAGCTCAACGCGTTCAGCTGGGCCCAGGACGAAGCGGGCCAGATGGTGCTGACGCCCACCACCGAGGTCATCTTCTTCCCGCGCCTGCTCTCGCTGGTCCCGGGCGAACAGCGGATCGTCCGCGTCGGGGCCTCGGTCCCCCAGGGACCGGTGGAGCGCACGTATCGTATCTTCGTCGAGGAGCTGCCGCCCGCGTTCACTCAGTCCGCGCCGGCGGGCCAGGTGCGCGTGCTGGCTCGCATGGGCATCCCCATCTTCATCGAGCCGCGCACCGGCCGGGCCGAGCTGCGGCTCATGCCGCCGTCGCTCGCCACCGGGCACCTGGTGTTCGAGCTGCGCAATACCGGGACCCGGCACGCGATCCCCCTGGAGATCCGGGTGCGCGGTCTGGGCCCGGCAGGCGAGGCGCTCTGGGCTCGCGAGCCGGACGGCTGGTACATCCTGGCCGGGGACCGCCGGGTGTACGAGATCCCGCTCTCCCGGGAAGACTGCGCCCGGACGAAGACCATCGCGGTCGAGGTCAAGGCCGGTGAGCAGGCGCTGGCCGAGCGTCTCGACGTCGCTGCGGCCGCCTGTGGCCCATGACCCGACGTCCCACGACCGGCCAGCTCGCGCCTCGCACCTGCCGGTCCCCCGACTCGCCCGACTCCTCTGCCTGGCGCTGCTCGCGCTGACGGGGCCGGCGATGGCGCAGTCGTCCGAGCCGGAGCAGGCGATCCTCCAGTGGAGCGTGAACCAGGTCGACCGCGGCGAGGTGGTGGTGCTGCTGCGCGGGGCC
The genomic region above belongs to Candidatus Methylomirabilota bacterium and contains:
- a CDS encoding spore coat U domain-containing protein yields the protein MSVRVAVMLGGLVLRLAAPAFAQTDTDTFNVTANVSKNCSITTTPVAFGVYDPVVGNATAPLDGTGSVVVTCTKGAGTRIDLNNGGNFASGSRRMAAGAGNFLTYQLYKDTARTTVWGSGGSAGQAIAGAPSKAPRTFTVFGRVPAGQDVSAGSYADTVVATINF
- a CDS encoding fimbria/pilus periplasmic chaperone, encoding MLVRRGQSATRGRTLVTIALMVLAATAASPVAAADFTVNPIQIFLSAQNPSAILTVQNTSTETLRFQLNAFSWAQDEAGQMVLTPTTEVIFFPRLLSLVPGEQRIVRVGASVPQGPVERTYRIFVEELPPAFTQSAPAGQVRVLARMGIPIFIEPRTGRAELRLMPPSLATGHLVFELRNTGTRHAIPLEIRVRGLGPAGEALWAREPDGWYILAGDRRVYEIPLSREDCARTKTIAVEVKAGEQALAERLDVAAAACGP